Proteins encoded within one genomic window of Rhododendron vialii isolate Sample 1 chromosome 1a, ASM3025357v1:
- the LOC131300917 gene encoding receptor-like protein 9DC3 — MDVLDLGNNDLYGAFPHWLESLSELQVLVLKSNRFHGPIGTSGTKAPFPKLRIFDISQNNFTGLLPERYFLNFKAMMNLYKTISSLQYMEDNSGNRYSVELVLKGSTELIYILTVFTTIDFSYNNFKGEIPNGIGKLQGLRFPNLSQNSLSGHLPSLLENITMLESLDLSSNQLTGEIPRELTSLTFLAVLNLSENHLVGFIPQGKQFNTFENNSYVGNLGLCELPLSKKC, encoded by the coding sequence ATGGATGTTCTAGATCTTGGAAACAACGATCTATATGGTGCATTCCCTCACTGGCTCGAGTCTCTTTCAGAGTTGCAAGTGCTTGTCTTGAAATCAAACAGATTTCATGGGCCTATAGGCACTTCTGGAACTAAAGCTCCTTTCCCTAAGCTTCGAATTTTCGACATTTCTCAAAATAACTTTACTGGGCTTCTACCGGAACGATATTTCCTCAATTTTAAAGCCATGATGAATTTGTATAAAACGATTAGCTCACTGCAATACATGGAAGACAACTCCGGTAATCGATATTCTGTAGAGTTGGTCCTGAAGGGGTCAACTGAACTTATATATATCCTCACCGTCTtcacaacaattgacttctcgTACAACAATTTCAAAGGAGAGATTCCAAATGGCATTGGAAAGCTACAAGGACTTCGGTTTCCGAATCTATCTCAAAATAGTCTTTCCGGTCATCTTCCATCATTGTTAGAAAACATTACAATGTTGGAATCGTTAGACCTCTCTTCAAACCAGCTCACCGGGGAGATTCCAAGGGAACTCACAAGTCTGACATTTCTTGCGGTCTTAAACCTTTCGGAAAATCATCTAGTTGGTTTCATACCTCAAGGAAAACAGTTTAATACATTTGAGAATAACTCTTATGTTGGGAATTTGGGATTGTGTGAATTACCGTTGTCAAAGAAATGTTGA